GTCTCCGCCGTGCTCTGGCTGTTCATGTCATCCCCGTTCGGTCGGTATGTCGTCGGCCGCGTGTTTCCCGCGCTCAGCCGTTCGCCCGCACGACTTCGCCGAGCTCGGCCGGCGCAGTCATGCCGGGCGAACTGCCCTTTCTGGCACGGGTGGTGAGGCGGCGGGCGAGGGGTTCGGTCCATCGTGCGGCAAGCGGCCCGAGGACGAGCAGGACAAGGACGTAGGCGGTGGCGAGCGGGCCGATCCCGGGTTCGACGCCGACGGCCAGTCCGGCGATGACGATGGAGAACTCGCCGCGCGCGACCAGCGTGCCGCCGGCCCGCCACCGGCCCCTCACCGATATCCCGGCACGCCGTGCCGCCCAGTAGCCGGTGGCGACCTTCGTCAAGGTGGTGACGGCGGCCAACGCGAGGGCCGGTGCGAGGACCGGGGGGATGTCCGCGGGGTCTGTGTGCAGGCCGAAGAAGACGAAGAACACCGCGGCGAACAGATCCCGCAGGGGCGTGAGAAGGCTGCCGGCACCCTCGGCGACCTCTCCGGACAGTGCGATGCCGACCAGGAACGCGCCCACCGCCGCCGACACCTGCAAGTGCTGGGCGACCCCGGAGACGAGCAGGGCCAGCCCGAAGACGACCAACAGGAGCATCTCGGCGCTGTCGGAGGAAACCGCCCGGCTCACCAACCGGCCATGGCGCAGGGCGACATACATCGTGGGTTCCGGCGCCGAACGCCCGCAGGCGTCCGGCACCGGAACCCTCCGTGGCGCTCCCCGCGACCGATGGTGCCCGTCCGGAGAGGACCCGCACATTGCCTGATTCCGGCAGTTTTCATCGGCGCTTGTTTCCTGAACGCGACTGCCGGACAGGGCATGCCTCCGTGCGAACGGCGAGAACCCGCCCACCGAGCGATCGGTGAGCGGGTCCTCGGGAGACACTCAGTGGGTAATCTCGGCCTTGCCGTTGAGCTGCTCCCCGGCCGTCACCGAGGTGCGCTGAGCGACGCCTTTCAGGAGCTCTGCGAGGTCGACGCCCGTGGTGGAGTTGAGGAGTTCGAGACCCTGGGCGACGTTGTCGGCGACCGCGCGCGGGATACGGCCGGCGCCGTCGATGGAGATGACCGTCATCTTCTGCACCGCGCTGAGCGGTTCGCACGCCTTGGCGACGACCTCCGGCAACACCTCGACGAGCATCTGCAGGATCGCCGCGTCGCCGTACCGCTGATAGGCGTCGGCCTTCTTGTGCATCGCTTCCAGGGCGAGGGCACCACCGAAGCCGGTCATCGCCAGGAGTGCGGCGACGACCGGGAAGGACAACCACCCGTCGAACGCGGCGTCCAGCGCACCGTCGAGCACGCTGTCCAGTACGCCGTCGAAGACCAGCGACAGGGCGAGCAGCAGCACCCCCGTGATGCCGAGTCCGAGAAACCAGGCCATGCGTGCCGTCCCCCTCTCACCCGTCGCTGATCTCCGGCTTGGTGAGATCCTCACACGGGCTGACGGCTCGCTTCACTGCCGCGATTCGGCAGACTTCACGCGCTCTCGATGCCGAACCAGGAGCCCTGAGGCGTCATCTGTCGGCGGCGTCCACGACCGCGCCGAGGTCGACGAACTTGAAGCCGGTCGCCGTACGCGTGCCGCCCTCGCCGT
Above is a window of Streptomyces sp. NBC_00490 DNA encoding:
- a CDS encoding flotillin domain-containing protein, which codes for MAWFLGLGITGVLLLALSLVFDGVLDSVLDGALDAAFDGWLSFPVVAALLAMTGFGGALALEAMHKKADAYQRYGDAAILQMLVEVLPEVVAKACEPLSAVQKMTVISIDGAGRIPRAVADNVAQGLELLNSTTGVDLAELLKGVAQRTSVTAGEQLNGKAEITH